The DNA region CAAGAATTACTTTCGCCTCATCCAACAAGGGGATATGACAGGGTGTTTCCGTTTTCTGCCGTTTAATGAATATCCATAAATTACCGTCATCACCCTTTGTAATCTGATCGGGGCGAAGCTGTTTCACGTCTATATAAGACAAGCCTGTATAGCAACTGAAAATAAAAATGTCACGAACAATGTTTAAGCGCTCAAGTGGAAATTCCCTGTTTTTGATCCTATCCAACTCTTCCATGTTTAGAAAAGTCCTTGCCTTAGCTTTCGCAGTATTTCGATAGTTTAAAAATGGATTCCCAACTATCCACCCGGCTCCAAGGCAATACAGCATGATTTTTTTCAGGTGAACAATATATTTCCGGGCAGACATTGCATTATTTCCTCTATCTATTCTAAGAAATAGCTCATAATCGGTAATAAATTTAAAATCCACCTTTTTGATATTGATGTCCTGAACCTCATATTTGAGCTGAAGAAATTGTTTAACATGTCTGATGGAACTTTGATAGGTTTGAAACGTGCTATAACTGTATCCTTTACCAATCAGTTTTTCCATATTGTCATTGTGCTTCTGATAAACTCTTAGCAGGCTGTGGTTAGACGTATTCTTTCCGGTAAGATGATCCCTCAAGACTACCGCTGTCACCTCATCTTCCTTTTCAACAAGAGTGGTATGAAACCGTCGAACTTTTGAGGCCAGCGTATCCAGATAATCATTAAGTTCCCGGATCTCCTCGCGCAGGCCAGTGCCTTTTCCTTTAAGCGCAGACCAGAAGCTGGGAACAATTTCCCTGCCGACAGAATATTCCGAATGTTTTCCTTTCACGGTAATCCGTAAATAGATGGGCATCATCTCGCCCTTGATAAAATTTTTTGGTCTTTTTAGATAGAATAAAAGATGAAAATTGTAACTCATAATGATACATTTAAAATTAAACAAATGTACATTTGAGCCAGTGAGTCATCAAGATGTTCGTCAGTCGAACGAGCTGTAAATCAATATCTTACAAAATAATCCAGCACCCGAACATTTCGGAATAATTCTGGTTTTGATATTTCAATCAATTTACTGACCTACAGTGTTTTACAAAAAATAGTCAATTTTCGACTCACTAAAATTAACCATTCAGAATGGTCGAAAACGAGTCTTAATGTGCTATAAAAACCAAAACAAAGCCTTGAAAATCAACGATTTGTGCAGCAATGTTCTGGTTTATATCTAAGGAAGTGGTCCCGACGAGAATCGAACTCATATCTAAAGTTTAGGAAACTTCTATTCTATCCGTTGAACTACGGGACCAAATTGCGGCTCTTAAAAGCTAAAAAGCTAGTTTTACCACTTAATATCAATGAGTTAAAGACATTTCCAAGACTAGGATGCATCTGTTTAACATTAAATAATTTGAGCAAAGATAATAAAATATTTGGCGCAAGAAAACGGTTTTTACCGCCTATTTGGCGCATCTGTTGGCGCAGAACCTTTTAAAAAAAGGATACGAAAAGTAATCTGTTTTGAACCTAGTAATCTATGCATATCCAGTTAAGCTATCAAACCTCATCTACTTCTTGGAGTACAAAAAAGTAAATACCTTTGTCGGAAGCAGAACTTGCTAGCTTAACCAAATTTAATCGTGACTGAATCGCAAAAAATAAAATTGTTTTCTGGCAAGGCTATCCTTGATTGCTCTTCTCAAGAGTTCGAAAATCTCATTGCTAAAACCAAGAAGTTACTCAATGTCAACCCAAGGCTTAAATTGACTGCCACAGAACTTGAAAAACAAATAGACAGGCTATTCCAAAGTTTAAAAGACTTTAAGCCAACGCAATCAGAACGCAAATACCGTCCAGAACATCGCGAGGGATTTGCTGACTTCATTAAAAAAATGGTTAAGCTATTAGCATCTTTGGAATTGCCCATTAATAACGATGATCCTATTGAGATAAAAATTAATCTTGGTACTAGTCTGCAACCAATTGTAAAGAACTTTAAACTACCAGCCTCACCAAGGGGCAACAAGCATCTTCTCGAGTCATTCAAAGAATTTATAAAGGGCTATTACGAAGACAATCCACCTTTCAAATATTACAAGGGGTTAGACGAAAAAATTAGCTTGGAGTATTTACAGAAACAAATTGATGCTGACACAAGACGCAATCAACCCGTAGAGCAAAAACTTATAAACCGTTTTTATTTTGATTTACACTTAATAATACTAGCAACTATTAAAGAATTTCCACAATTTTCAAAGTCGATAACTCAAGCCAAAGGTATTTCAAATGCACAAGGTGAATTCATTCTTAAATTCCTTCGCCTTTTAGACTATGAAAAAGTTTATAAGTCTTTCGGAAGTAATAAATCAAATGAGGATTTTATCAAGATTAAACCACAACTATTGGGAGACTCTTTAGATTACGTAGGTGATCTCAAGCCGGAAGTAAAACAGCTTCGTAATGATCTACAGTTATATAAACATGCAAGAGAATCTTTTCTGGCTAAAAAAACTTAAATCGGTTTCCCTGTATTTTAGCCCACGCCCCTTCGATCTTGATCTACTTTTGGAGTATTAAAAAAATAACTAATACAAAAAAAGAGATATGAAAAGATCATACGAAGACCTTATAAAGGCACAAGAAACAAAAAAAGAAGAAGCAGGCAACCCAATCTTTACAGACAACAGCGCAGAAGGCTACTTTTCTAAAGCAGAACTAGTGGAATTTATGACTAATGCCCTACCATGGCAAAATAGGCATCTTGCAAGCTTGTTCAATCACATGAAAAGAAATGGCAGCCTAAAAAGCAGACCTGCACATATAATTGAAATGGGAAAGTCAAGTACATGGCTAAATTATTCAGATGGCAGAGTTCCCGTAACTTTAAGAATCTTTCATTTCTCAAATATGAAAGCATTGATTGATGACTATGCAGCTGGCATATTAAGAATAACAAACACGCTCGAAGAACTGTATAACGAAGCGTTAGCCTAAACCCTAAATGGGTGGCATTCTGCCACCCATTTTCACAATTAATTCATTACTAAAATTTTCGGGCTAAAATAGCTCATGGATATCTTATGCTAAAAAAATGAAATATATAGAGAAAAAAATAAAGGAACATCAATATCTATCTGATATTATGAAGCAATTAGCTAGAAATTGCATCTATCAAAAACCAACTGGTCGAGGTATCACTCATCTCGAAATCTGTACAGACCGAGACAGCGTAATTGTCGAGACAAACAAGCCAGTAATTCAAGGAAAGTGTTCAGAATTTAATAAGGGAAACCGGCGAAAACTCAAGATCAGGGGTGTCTATGAAGGCGTCACTGTCCAGGATATTATAGATTATTTGCAATCAGATGTTGAGTACAAAAAGATAATCACAACGCCTGAAAGTTATTTTAAAGTTGTTGAAGCTATTGTGGTACTTGAGATGGAAAAAGAGTTCTATAGCAAATACTTCTTCTTGTTTGATGAATGTGAACATACTATACAAGATGTCGATTTCAGAGAATATATCACTTATCCCATTGACGATTTTTTCAAGTTTAAAAACAAAGCGTTTGTTTCAGCTACCCCTATAGTTCCATCAGATTCAAGGTTTGAAATGCAGAAATTTAAATTCGTTAATATTATTCCTGATTACAATCATGTTCAGGATTTGAATTTAATCGTGACAAACAATTGTCTTTTATCACTTA from Pedobacter endophyticus includes:
- a CDS encoding site-specific integrase, which encodes MSYNFHLLFYLKRPKNFIKGEMMPIYLRITVKGKHSEYSVGREIVPSFWSALKGKGTGLREEIRELNDYLDTLASKVRRFHTTLVEKEDEVTAVVLRDHLTGKNTSNHSLLRVYQKHNDNMEKLIGKGYSYSTFQTYQSSIRHVKQFLQLKYEVQDINIKKVDFKFITDYELFLRIDRGNNAMSARKYIVHLKKIMLYCLGAGWIVGNPFLNYRNTAKAKARTFLNMEELDRIKNREFPLERLNIVRDIFIFSCYTGLSYIDVKQLRPDQITKGDDGNLWIFIKRQKTETPCHIPLLDEAKVILERYKNHRICRWRKVALPVLTNQRTNGYLKEIADLCNITKVLTYHLARHTFATTITLSNGVPIETVSQMLGHNSLKTTQHYAKVIDTKVSTEMSALQEKLLDRNKDEEDAGDTIVMKLFR